The genomic DNA CATGTTGGCTCTCGCTGTCCTATGTTTGTGTTTCTAAGCTTCTAGTTGATCTTCCATCATTTAAATATTCAATCTGCCATTTGGTTGAAAACTATTtctgtgtttggtttgaggacgtGGTGGGATGGGATGTTATTTGTTTGGTTGAGGAGGATGGGATAGTACCTGTTTTCTGTTTGGTTTGTGGGATTTAGAAATATGGGATGAATGCCCTTTTCTCGTTGTTAGCAGCTGGAGtaagtgggccccacatgtcatattGGGTCCACTTGTCTATCTCAGACTTATCTTCTTGCTCCGAGATCTCACGGATGAGGAACCCAGGGGGAGCTTGCCCACGCGTCCGCTGTTCCTCTGCCAGTGCCGCACGCCGCGCTGCTCGATTGATGCGCCGGACTCAGACCTGCACCGTCACTGCCCTTGCGTGGGCCGGTCTGCTGTAGCATCGCTCGCCACCGTGCCGTGCAAAGCTGCCGTGCCGCTGCTCTGCCAGGGATGGGCGTGACCCCAAATCTAGGGAATATTCCTCCTCGAGGACAGACCTAACCCAGCTCGCCTCACAACCAAACACCTCTCTAGGTCATCCCATCCCCGTTCATCCCCTCAACCAAACACATGCTAAGTGATCACACTGGGTTCTGCCCCCCTGATGCCATTGTTTGTGGTCAAAACAGATTCTTAGGAGTTGTGTGGTGATGCAGACTTTTTTTTTGTCAATGGATGATTTATATGTATTTGTCTACCTATTTGGCTACAGAATGGACTGATGGTTTTCTTTTGACCAGCTACCTTGTCGCAGCAGCCATTTTGCAGTGCTTGTGGAGCCTTTTGCTAGCTTTTGTTGACATTTATGCACTTCTTGTCAAGCGATCTTTGAGAAATGCCCGAGCTGTATGTATATTTACTATCGGAGATGGGGTGAGTAATTTCATTTGGTCATACTCTGTAAAATACCCCCTCTGTTTTCTAAAAATATAACACTGTTGTATTTTTCATTCATTATTCGTCTGTTCTATGAATATTTGTACAAATAACAGATATACAATCCACACTTACAGTACTTTTGATGACAGATCTAGTGGTACTCTTTTCACTTTACTAATGAGTAACTGAATAAATATTGTTGGTCAAGTTTGCGCAAAAAAATGTGCATATATTTGAAAACAGAGGGAATAATCATCTATAATTTGCTGTACATTGAAGAGTTGTAAAAATATCAATAGAAGATAAAAAGTTATGTTATGGTCGTGTATATTTGTTTCTTGGTAAAAGGAACAATCTTTCATGAACTACCTTTAATGACCTTTTATGTTTATTCGTAGATCACAGGTACACTAACCTTGGGTGCAGCATGTGCGTCAGCAGGAATCACTGTTCTCATTGGTAATGATCTCAACATATGTGCAGAGAATCACTGTGCAAGTTTCGAGACAGCCACAGCAATGGCTTTCATAAGCTGGTTTGCGCTGGCGCCATCCTGTATCTTGAATTTCTGGTCGATGGCCTCCAGATGAGAAATATAGGATGTTGAAACATAGTTTTCAATGGTTTCGGCACAAGATCGCTGCTTGTGGTAGCAGAAATGCAGTGTCGTAAAGCTAATTGTAATACGCAGAAATTGGTGAATGGATGTGGAATGTAGTGCGTGGTCGAATTGTCTGTACAAAATACGGAGTGCCTTCGTTGGATCTGAAAAGGGTTCTGAATATTGTCAGGGTTTTCCCTTTTACGTTAACATGTTCCGCCTATGTGGTTTGTTGTATTGTACGATGGCATGCATGTATATGACTCGAGATGATGGTTTTCGTGAGGCTTGTTGACATCATGCATATATTGGCTCGAGATTTGTTTCCTTGCCAAGATTTGTTATTGGATACTCTGTTTGGTACAAATAATGATTTATGGAAAAAGTCTATTGAACCTTTGTAACTGGCTGTCCATTTTATCCGTTCACTTATAAAAtagatattttatttttaaagtaTTGAAAATCATTTGAATAATTTCATGAGGCAGTTTTGTTGATATGTTTACGTGGATGTTGAAATGTTGGTGAGTTAGTAATAACGTTGGAAAAAGTCTTAGCATGTTTTAAACATATGGTTGGTTACTAGTTAGGGCTAAAAGTTAGTCCAAATTAGCTTTGACGGCCTAATTAGCTCATCTATTAGCACTCATACACTAGAGCTGTCGTGGTTCACCACAAATGGCTACCACCACCATTTCTCTGCCCTATCCGCCCCAAGGTAAGCCTCCTTGCACAGCTTTTGACCTCCCCAACCACCGAATCAAGTCTGCTGGCTTTGGATTAGGACCTTCCCCAAGCCTGGCCATCCATCGTTGCCCGTAGGCCCCTCGCGGTGCGCTTCTTGGCCAAGCAAG from Miscanthus floridulus cultivar M001 unplaced genomic scaffold, ASM1932011v1 os_2221, whole genome shotgun sequence includes the following:
- the LOC136534729 gene encoding CASP-like protein 5A3, which encodes MWASRPAVHPVEAPPPAPAAAAQALGEGEGAAHPRGVRMKDPPGAPGTPAGLGLRLAQAFFAAAALAVMASTNDFPSVSAFSYLVAAAILQCLWSLLLAFVDIYALLVKRSLRNARAVCIFTIGDGITGTLTLGAACASAGITVLIGNDLNICAENHCASFETATAMAFISWFALAPSCILNFWSMASR